CGCGGCTGGAAGAGGGCGGTGTACCGGTCGACGAGCTGTCTCACGACGATTTCAAGGCGGCCACGCACCGTGCGGTGGCCGTGGTGCGCACCGGCGAAACCTCGCCCTACGCCAACATCATCCTGCACGCCGGCGTGACCTTCTGATGGCCGCGCCGCTCGTCAGGATGCACGACATCCACAAGGCCTTCGGCCCGGTGAAGGTGCTCGAAGGCGTGGACTTCGAACTGCTCGCCGGCGAAGTGCACGCCCTGATGGGTGAGAACGGCGCCGGCAAATCCACCTTGATGAAGATCCTGACGGGCATCTATGCGCCCGACCAGGGATCCATCGAGGTCGATGGCCAGCCGGTGTCGATCACCTCGCCCGCCGATGCCGAGAAGTACGGCATCGCGATCATCCACCAGGAATTGAACCTGATTCCTGCGCTCAGCATTTCCGACAACCTGTTCCTGGGTCGCGAAGTGCACCGCTTTGGCCTGCTCAATCGCAAGGCCATGGATAAACGCGCGAAGGAATGGCTCGATCGCGTCGGCATGACCAAGCTCGACCCGGCGACGCGTATCGAACGCTTGTCCGTTGGCCAGCAGCAGATGGTCGAAATCGCCCGCGCGCTCGGCCAGAAGGCTCGCGTACTAATCATGGATGAGCCGACCGCCGCGCTCACCGAGAGCGAAACCACCACGCTGTTCAAGCTGATCCGCGAGCTGCGTGAGCAGGGCACCGGCATCGTCTACGTGTCGCACCGCATGGAAGAGATCTTTGCGCTGTGCGATCGCATCTCCATCCTGCGCGATGGTCAGTTCGTCGGCACGCGCGATGTACCCGGCCTGGCCTTCGATGAGGTCGTGAAGATGATGGTCGGGCGCACGCTGGATGCGCGCTACCCGACGCGCACACCAAACATCGGTGATGTCCGCCTGAAGGTGGAACACGTCGGCGGTGGCATGGTGAAAGACATCAGCTTCGACCTGCATGCGGGCGAAGTGCTTGGCGTCGCCGGTCTGCTTGGCGCAGGCCGTACCGAGATGGCCCGCCTGCTGTTCGGCCTGGACAAACTGGAAACCGGCAAGGTCACGCTCGACGGCAAGGTGGTGACACCGAAATCGCCCAGCGAAGCGATCCACGCCGGCTTCGGTTTCGTTACTGAAGACCGCAAGGCGCAGGGCCTCGTGCTCGACATGAGCCTGCGCGAAAACGTGAGCCTGCCGAAGGTGCCCGCGCATGCCGGCCTGGTCGATCGTGGCTTCGAAAAGAAGCAAACCTCCGGCCTCATCGACGCGCTGAAGATCCGCACGCGCGACATGGAGCTGGATGTGCGCGCGCTGTCCGGCGGCAACCAGCAGAAGGTGGTGCTGGCCAAGTGGCTGGCCCTCAAGCCGCGCGTTCTTATCCTCGACGAACCAACCCGCGGCGTGGACGTGGGTGGCAAGGCCGAGATCTACCACATCATCAATCAACTCGCGGAGCAGGGCGTGGCGATCCTCATGATCTCCTCGGAATTGCCGGAAGTGCTCGCCATGAGCGATCGCATCCTGGTGATGCACGAGGGCCATGCGACCGCCCTGCTTGATGCCCACGGCGCCACCCAGGAAGCCGTGATGACCGCCGCGACCGGAGGCAAGTGACATGACGCTGCAAATGAACTGGAGCCGGGCAAGCACGTTGCTCCAGCGCCTCGGATCGGTGATCGGGCTGGTCCTTCTCTTCATCGTGCTTTCGGTGATGAGCCCTGACTTCCTCACCACGGGTAACCTGCTGACCGTATTGCGACAGGTCTCGATCAACGCATTGATCGCGTTCGGCATGACCTTCGTGATCCTGGCCGGCGGTATCGACCTGTCGGTCGGTGCGATCCTCGCGTTCACCGGCGCCATCACAGCGGGCCTGATGGCGAGCGGCCACGGCATCGTGCTCAGCGTCGGCGCGGGCCTCGGCCTGGGCCTCATCCTTGGCATGGTCAACGGCGTGCTGGTGTCCTGGGGCAAGGTGGCACCGTTCATCGCCACGCTGGGCACGCTCACACTGCTGCGCGGCCTCACGCTCTCATACACGCAGGGCAGCCCCATCCCGGTGACGAACCAGAGCTTCGCCCTGGTCGGTGGCGGCTACGTCGCCAACCTCGTGCCCCTGCCGGTGATCTGGATGTTCATCGCCTTCGTCGTCTGCGGCTTCCTGCTGCGCGGCACGGTGTTCGGCCGCCATGTGGTGGCCATCGGTGGTAACGAAGAGGCGGCGCGGCTTTCCGGCGTACGCATCGCACCGATGAAGATCGCCATTTATGGTCTCTCTGGCCTTCTCTCCGCATTCGCGGGCATCGTGCTGACATCGCGCCTGTATTCGGCGCAGGCCACGGCGGGCCAGGGTTACGAGCTGGATGCGATCGCTGCGGTGGTGCTTGGTGGCACCAGCCTGGCCGGCGGCCGCGGCTGGCTATTCGGCACGCTGATCGGCGCGCTGCTTATCGGTTTCCTGAACAACGGCCTCAACCTGCTGGGCGTAAGCTCTTTCTACCAGCAGGTGGTTAAGGGCATCGTTATCCTGATCGCCGTCCTGCTCGACAGGCGGCAGTGAACACCACGAGGGAACACACCATGCGCAAACTTACTTTCCTCGCCGCGGCAGCGGCCACCCTCCTTGCCGCGTGCTCGCAGCAGGGCCCGGGCGAATCCGCACCAGCGGCAGGTTCGACTGCCGGCGGCGCGGCGGCGGGCGGCAAGCCAGTCATCGGCCTTGCCCTGTCCACCCAGAACAACCCGTTCTTCGTCGAGCTGAAGGATGGCGCGCAGAAGGCCGCCGATGCATCCGGCGTGCAGCTGGTGGTGGTCGATGCGCAGGATGATCCGGCGCGCCAGATCTCTTCCGTGGAAGACCTGATCCAGAAGCGCGTGTCGGTGATCCTGCTGAACCCGACCGATTCCTCGGCGCTCGCCGGTGCCGTGCAGTCCGCGCAGCGCGCGAACATTCCGGTGATCACGCTTGATCGTGGCGTCGATGGCGCCGAAGTCGCCTCGCACATCGCTTCGGACAACATCGCCGGCGGCAAGATGGCGGCCGATTACCTGGCCAAGCAGCTCGGCGGCAAGGGCAACATCATCGAACTGCAGGGCGTCGCCGGCACCTCGGCGGCGCGTGAGCGCGGCAAGGGCTTCGACGATGAAATCGCCACGACCGGCATGAAGGTCGTTGCCCAGCAGCCGGCGAACTTCGACCGCGCGCAGGGCCTCTCGGTATCCGAGAACCTGCTGCAGGGTAACAGCGACGTCCA
Above is a genomic segment from Luteibacter aegosomatissinici containing:
- a CDS encoding sugar ABC transporter ATP-binding protein → MAAPLVRMHDIHKAFGPVKVLEGVDFELLAGEVHALMGENGAGKSTLMKILTGIYAPDQGSIEVDGQPVSITSPADAEKYGIAIIHQELNLIPALSISDNLFLGREVHRFGLLNRKAMDKRAKEWLDRVGMTKLDPATRIERLSVGQQQMVEIARALGQKARVLIMDEPTAALTESETTTLFKLIRELREQGTGIVYVSHRMEEIFALCDRISILRDGQFVGTRDVPGLAFDEVVKMMVGRTLDARYPTRTPNIGDVRLKVEHVGGGMVKDISFDLHAGEVLGVAGLLGAGRTEMARLLFGLDKLETGKVTLDGKVVTPKSPSEAIHAGFGFVTEDRKAQGLVLDMSLRENVSLPKVPAHAGLVDRGFEKKQTSGLIDALKIRTRDMELDVRALSGGNQQKVVLAKWLALKPRVLILDEPTRGVDVGGKAEIYHIINQLAEQGVAILMISSELPEVLAMSDRILVMHEGHATALLDAHGATQEAVMTAATGGK
- the rbsB gene encoding ribose ABC transporter substrate-binding protein RbsB, which translates into the protein MRKLTFLAAAAATLLAACSQQGPGESAPAAGSTAGGAAAGGKPVIGLALSTQNNPFFVELKDGAQKAADASGVQLVVVDAQDDPARQISSVEDLIQKRVSVILLNPTDSSALAGAVQSAQRANIPVITLDRGVDGAEVASHIASDNIAGGKMAADYLAKQLGGKGNIIELQGVAGTSAARERGKGFDDEIATTGMKVVAQQPANFDRAQGLSVSENLLQGNSDVQAIFAQNDEMALGAVQALAGKNKKVLVVGFDGTPDGKKAVQDGQMAATVAQQPEEIGRLGVETAKKLVDKQPVDKSIAVPLKLLTKE
- a CDS encoding ABC transporter permease subunit, which translates into the protein MTLQMNWSRASTLLQRLGSVIGLVLLFIVLSVMSPDFLTTGNLLTVLRQVSINALIAFGMTFVILAGGIDLSVGAILAFTGAITAGLMASGHGIVLSVGAGLGLGLILGMVNGVLVSWGKVAPFIATLGTLTLLRGLTLSYTQGSPIPVTNQSFALVGGGYVANLVPLPVIWMFIAFVVCGFLLRGTVFGRHVVAIGGNEEAARLSGVRIAPMKIAIYGLSGLLSAFAGIVLTSRLYSAQATAGQGYELDAIAAVVLGGTSLAGGRGWLFGTLIGALLIGFLNNGLNLLGVSSFYQQVVKGIVILIAVLLDRRQ